Proteins from a single region of Apium graveolens cultivar Ventura chromosome 7, ASM990537v1, whole genome shotgun sequence:
- the LOC141673209 gene encoding uncharacterized protein LOC141673209 gives MLKWVVELGQFDLEYMPRTAIKGHALADFLLEFDSEVNDKALVVHPSHTEEVLEEFPHPWWILHVDGAVNNGGAGAGIVLISLEGHHLISAIHFKFYATNKDAEYEELINGLKITLEMGVRNLIAKSNLDLVVNQVNEGFQARGPRTELYLRCAQRLIGKFKEVRLECVPREKNSNVDALEKMGSQQEAMLLGSIPLEIQEVPSIPEIEVMQVDEAPRETWMMPILAYIHKGTLPEDKFKARCVDEDERNYILREVHEGICGNHSGGNSLAIKVLRQGYYWPTMKEDSREFPTLLMPMVSPWPFAMWGIDLIGELPKAKGDVKFGIPYKLVSDNGKQFDSKELRQLCEDLKIKKEFAAVYYPQSNGQTEAINKIIKHTLKTKLEEHKGNWPKELPKVLWSYNTTPRSTTGEYPFMLTYRYEAMVPVEVGSGSFRRDYYKEEDAEVN, from the exons ATGTTGAAATGGGTtgtggagttgggacagtttgactTGGAATATATGCCCCGTACAGCAATCAAAGGACATGCCCTGGCCgatttcttgttggaatttgaCTCTGAGGTTAATGATAAGGCTTTGGTAGTACATCCCTCTCATACTGAGGAGGTCTTAGAGGAGTTTCCACACCCCTGGTGGATTTTACATGTGGATGGTGcggttaacaatggaggagcaggCGCGGGCATAGTACTCATATCTCTGGAGGGCCATCATTTGATTAGTGCAATTCACTTCAAATTCTATGCGACAAATAAAGATGCAGAATATGAAGAATTAATCAATGGCCTAAAGATCACTTTGGAAATGGGAGTGCGGAACCTAATTGCAAAAAGCAACTTAGATCTGGTGGTAAACCAGGTGAATGAGGGGTTTCAAGCTCGAGGACCGCGAACAGAATTGTACTTGAGGTGCGCGCAGCGCCTGATCGGAAAATTCAAAGAGGTTAGGTTGGAATGTGTACCGCGGGAAAAGAACAGCAATGTGGATGCTCTGGAAAAAATGGGATCCCAGCAGGAGGCTATGTTATTGGGATCTATACCCTTAGAAATCCAGGAAGTCCCTAGTATCCCAGAGATAGAGGTGATGCAAGTAGATGAGGCTCCCAGGGAAACATGGATGATGCCCATTCTTGCCTATATTCATAAGGGAACACTTCCTGAGGATAAGTTCAAGGCTCG ATGTGTCGATGAAGACGAGAGGAATTACATCTTAAGGGAGGTACACGAAGGAATTTGTGGTAATCACTCGGGGGGTAACTCGTTGGCGATAAAAGTTTTACGCCAAGGATACTATTGGCCTACGATGAAGGAGGATTCCCGCGAATTTC CGACGCTCTTGATGCCTATGGTGAGCCCATGGCCATTCGCCATGTGGGGGATTGATCTTATTGGAGAATTACCTAAGGCTAAGGGAGATGTCAA ATTTGGAATTCCTTACAAACTTGTTTCTGATAACGGAAAGCAGTTTGATAGTAAGGAGTTGCGACAGTTATGTGAGGATTTGAAAATTAAGAAGGAATTTGCAGCGGTTTATTATCCTCAGAGTAATGGGCAAACGGAGgccataaataaaataataaagcatacccttAAGACAAAACTGGAGGAGCACAAAGGCAATTGGCCCAAAGAACTCCCGAAAGTGTTGTGGTCTTACAATACTACTCCAAGATCTACTACGGGAGAATATCCGTTTATGCTCACCTACAGGTATGAAGCTATGGTTCCCGTGGAAGTTGGTTCAGGATCGTTTCGTAGGGATTATTACAAGGAGGAAGATGCAGAAGTTAACTAG